A single genomic interval of Sphingobacteriales bacterium harbors:
- a CDS encoding thymidylate synthase yields MQTYLNLLNHVLANGVQKSDRTGTGTIGVFGHQMRFNLQEGFPLLTTKKLHTKSIVYELLWFLRGDSNIKYLTDNGVTIWNEWADAEGNLGPVYGHQWRLWPSRQAGQTIDQIAQVLQSLQHNPNSRRHIVTAWNPADVPKMALPPCHCLFQFYVQNGQLSCQLYQRSADIFLGVPFNIASYALLTHLVAQVCNLQVGEFIHTLGDAHLYLNHLEQAKLQLSRQPLPLPTLTLNKSVNNLFEFTFNDINFENYQAHPSIKAPISV; encoded by the coding sequence ATGCAAACTTATTTAAACTTACTAAACCATGTATTGGCTAACGGTGTGCAAAAAAGCGACCGCACGGGCACAGGCACAATTGGCGTTTTTGGGCATCAAATGCGGTTTAATTTGCAAGAAGGATTTCCGTTGCTGACTACAAAAAAACTACATACGAAATCAATAGTTTACGAATTGTTGTGGTTTTTGCGCGGCGACTCGAACATAAAATACCTGACCGACAACGGCGTAACTATTTGGAACGAGTGGGCCGATGCCGAAGGCAACCTTGGACCTGTTTATGGGCATCAATGGCGCTTGTGGCCAAGTCGCCAAGCTGGGCAAACCATTGACCAAATTGCACAGGTTTTACAAAGCCTACAACATAACCCCAATAGCCGCCGGCATATTGTTACCGCCTGGAACCCCGCCGATGTACCCAAAATGGCCTTGCCACCGTGCCATTGTTTGTTTCAGTTTTACGTGCAAAACGGCCAACTTTCGTGCCAATTGTACCAACGCAGCGCCGACATTTTTTTAGGTGTACCATTTAATATAGCCTCGTATGCTTTGCTTACCCACTTGGTAGCCCAGGTATGCAACCTTCAGGTAGGCGAGTTTATACATACGCTTGGCGATGCCCATCTTTACTTAAACCACCTCGAACAGGCCAAACTGCAATTAAGCCGGCAACCACTACCTTTGCCCACCTTAACTTTAAACAAAAGTGTTAACAACCTTTTCGAGTTTACATTTAACGATATAAATTTTGAAAATTACCAAGCGCACCCAAGCATAAAAGCACCTATATCGGTTTAA
- a CDS encoding mechanosensitive ion channel: MILFVFWQSAANNSAFFAKEWLNNTVSDYLVALAWLITMLVLMRFVVNKIVDFLYNFFVKGYMPNANREAFNKLLVRPIQLLFFLLTMVIVLKALHFPDFFEGNIAGYNFEALRHGFYKVVFVLGLIWIIFRILDFASLVLSARVSNTESRADDQVLGFARDFLKIIIFFIGFIFILSHVFKFDVSALLTGAGIIGIAVALAAKESLENLLATIIIIAEQPFILGDYIDAGNNIQGRVEYIGFRSTRLRTLERTYITIPNRTIINAAVENQSLRNSRRVKIQLILSHNNDSAKLRQLLDAIKTQLTKNYPLESPPVAVFSEFVNNNVKIIVECYLADMKWPLFVSKREDINFTILDIIQQHQFELSSEKQTQI; this comes from the coding sequence ATGATTTTATTTGTTTTTTGGCAATCTGCCGCGAATAATTCTGCTTTTTTTGCGAAAGAGTGGCTTAATAATACTGTTTCTGATTATTTGGTTGCCCTTGCTTGGCTAATTACCATGTTAGTTTTAATGCGCTTTGTTGTCAATAAAATTGTTGATTTTTTATACAATTTTTTTGTTAAGGGATATATGCCAAACGCAAACCGCGAAGCATTTAATAAACTTTTGGTCAGGCCCATTCAGCTGTTGTTTTTTTTATTAACAATGGTAATTGTGTTAAAAGCATTACATTTTCCCGATTTTTTTGAAGGAAATATTGCCGGATACAACTTTGAAGCGCTTAGGCATGGTTTTTATAAAGTAGTGTTTGTGTTGGGTTTGATTTGGATTATCTTCCGGATATTGGATTTTGCCTCCTTAGTGTTATCGGCACGTGTTAGTAATACCGAAAGCCGGGCAGACGACCAGGTTTTAGGTTTTGCCCGCGACTTTTTAAAAATAATTATATTTTTTATTGGATTTATTTTTATTTTAAGTCATGTTTTTAAATTCGATGTATCGGCCTTGCTTACCGGCGCCGGTATTATTGGTATTGCTGTTGCCCTTGCCGCCAAAGAAAGCCTCGAAAACCTGTTAGCTACTATTATTATAATTGCCGAACAGCCATTTATTCTTGGCGACTATATTGACGCAGGCAACAATATACAAGGCCGCGTTGAATATATTGGGTTTAGAAGCACCCGCCTGCGCACCCTTGAACGCACCTATATAACCATTCCTAACCGAACCATTATTAATGCCGCCGTTGAAAACCAAAGCCTGCGAAACTCGCGCCGCGTAAAAATACAATTAATTTTATCGCACAACAACGATTCTGCCAAATTACGGCAACTGCTTGATGCAATCAAAACCCAGTTAACAAAAAACTACCCTTTAGAAAGTCCCCCTGTTGCCGTTTTTTCTGAATTTGTCAATAACAACGTCAAAATTATTGTTGAGTGTTATTTGGCCGATATGAAATGGCCACTTTTTGTAAGCAAACGCGAAGATATTAATTTTACTATACTCGATATAATACAGCAGCACCAATTTGAACTAAGCAGCGAAAAACAAACTCAAATTTAA
- a CDS encoding glutamine synthetase III — MSSTRFEAIETALHRSIPHVQMPSAKISDFFASHVFTTETMRKYLSNDAFISVMAAIETGNKISHELANQVAAAMKEWAMSLDATSFTHWFQPLTGSTAEKHETFFHPSFDHTKGMENFTGDSLVQQEPDGSSFPSGGLRATFEARGYTAWDPSSPAFVMTVGSAKTLCIPTIFVSYTGEALDYKVPLLRSQQFLQRAAVPVCQLFDKKVNRVFPTLGWEQEYFLIDAALYHARPDLVHAGRTLVGAKPPKGQQLDDHYFASIPERVHAYMLDFETEALKLGITITTRHNEVAPGQYECAPVFGEVNTAVDKNQLLMNIMELVAQRHGLAVLFHEKPFAGVNGSGKHNNWSLATNTGVNLLSPGKTPHNNLQFLTFFVNTIKALNDNADLLRAAIASAGNDHRLGANEAPPAIISAFIGSGLTHVLERFENNQNPDGNTAAAKLDIVASIPDLKMDNTDRNRTSPFAFTGNKFEFRAVGSSATCARPMIALNTIVAQQLVTFKKDVDGLISKKINKDEAIIRILQRYLQTSKRILFEGDNYTEEWATKAEKRGLSNVKDTPRALDLMIAPESYTVYVNNGIYTATELEAHYEVLLEAYQKEIAIEAQVLEEMATTQILPAAINYQNQLLANVQGLQTVGLKPKHTAAQLQLLKNISKHINGLQKQVGKLQTAYANAIAHEHARDCARAFCDHVKPRFDKIRHHADTLETLIADTHWPLPKYRELFFIK, encoded by the coding sequence ATGTCTTCTACACGTTTTGAGGCCATTGAAACCGCGTTACACCGCAGTATTCCACACGTTCAAATGCCCTCGGCCAAAATTTCCGACTTTTTTGCCAGCCATGTGTTTACCACCGAAACCATGCGCAAATACCTCTCAAACGATGCCTTTATTAGCGTAATGGCAGCTATTGAAACCGGCAATAAAATTAGCCACGAGTTGGCCAATCAGGTAGCCGCTGCCATGAAAGAGTGGGCTATGAGCCTTGACGCAACCAGTTTTACCCATTGGTTTCAACCCTTAACTGGTTCGACCGCCGAAAAACACGAAACCTTTTTCCATCCTTCGTTTGACCATACCAAAGGCATGGAAAACTTTACCGGCGACTCGTTGGTGCAGCAAGAGCCCGACGGCTCAAGTTTCCCATCCGGAGGGCTGCGCGCCACCTTCGAAGCGCGAGGCTATACCGCATGGGACCCTTCCTCTCCGGCTTTTGTTATGACGGTTGGCTCGGCTAAAACTTTATGTATCCCTACTATTTTTGTTTCGTACACGGGCGAAGCCCTCGACTATAAAGTGCCCCTTTTGCGCTCGCAACAGTTTTTACAGCGCGCTGCCGTGCCTGTTTGCCAACTGTTTGATAAAAAAGTTAATCGCGTTTTTCCGACCTTAGGCTGGGAACAAGAGTATTTTTTAATAGATGCCGCCCTTTACCACGCCCGCCCCGATTTGGTACATGCCGGACGCACCCTTGTAGGCGCTAAACCCCCAAAGGGGCAACAATTAGACGACCATTATTTTGCCTCCATTCCCGAACGTGTACACGCCTACATGCTCGATTTTGAAACCGAAGCCCTAAAACTTGGGATTACCATTACTACCCGACACAACGAGGTTGCCCCCGGCCAGTACGAATGTGCGCCTGTTTTTGGCGAGGTAAATACCGCCGTTGATAAAAATCAATTGCTAATGAATATCATGGAGCTGGTAGCTCAAAGGCATGGTTTGGCCGTACTTTTCCACGAAAAACCCTTTGCCGGCGTAAATGGCTCGGGCAAACACAATAATTGGTCGTTGGCTACCAATACAGGCGTTAATTTATTGTCGCCGGGCAAAACCCCGCACAACAATTTGCAGTTTTTGACCTTTTTTGTAAATACTATAAAAGCGTTAAACGATAATGCCGATTTGTTGCGCGCCGCCATTGCCTCGGCCGGAAACGACCATCGTTTAGGTGCTAACGAGGCCCCCCCGGCTATTATTTCGGCCTTTATTGGCTCGGGATTAACCCATGTGTTAGAGCGTTTTGAGAACAACCAAAATCCGGATGGAAATACCGCAGCTGCCAAATTAGATATTGTAGCCTCTATTCCGGATTTAAAAATGGATAATACCGACCGCAATCGAACCTCGCCCTTTGCCTTTACCGGAAATAAATTTGAGTTTAGGGCAGTAGGCTCGTCGGCTACCTGCGCACGCCCCATGATTGCCCTTAACACTATTGTTGCGCAACAATTAGTTACTTTTAAAAAGGACGTAGATGGCTTAATATCAAAAAAAATAAACAAAGACGAAGCTATTATCCGGATATTGCAACGCTATCTTCAAACTTCAAAACGCATTTTGTTTGAAGGCGATAACTATACCGAGGAGTGGGCAACAAAAGCCGAAAAACGAGGTCTGTCGAATGTAAAAGATACGCCCCGCGCTTTAGATTTAATGATTGCGCCCGAGTCATACACGGTATATGTTAACAATGGCATTTACACCGCTACTGAATTAGAGGCACATTACGAAGTGCTGTTAGAAGCTTACCAAAAAGAAATTGCCATTGAAGCGCAGGTGTTAGAAGAAATGGCAACTACACAAATTTTGCCGGCAGCCATTAACTATCAAAACCAGTTATTGGCCAACGTACAAGGCTTGCAAACTGTTGGCTTAAAACCCAAACATACTGCCGCACAGCTACAATTACTTAAAAATATAAGCAAACATATAAACGGCTTACAAAAACAGGTGGGCAAATTGCAAACGGCCTACGCCAATGCTATAGCACACGAACACGCCCGCGACTGCGCCCGCGCTTTTTGCGACCATGTAAAACCGCGCTTCGACAAAATACGCCACCATGCCGACACCCTCGAAACCCTAATAGCCGACACGCATTGGCCCTTGCCCAAATACCGCGAATTGTTTTTTATTAAATAA
- a CDS encoding gliding motility-associated C-terminal domain-containing protein, giving the protein MQKILYTILLTLIFTLTLSAQNFSTKGTDFWTTFTPNEPTSNGALSVYISSDIDTKGNISIPFETFNQDFIVTAGTTLKIDLPDTEAITDKPDVVMGRGIHITAEDSVSVYILNYFQATADAAIVYPTSTLGKDYYAMGFESLSGWTGYPSYLVVVGTQNNTEVEITPSSATTTGQPANTPFSITLDQGQTYLLQSDTDLTGSRVRSNSPDNCLSFAVMAGAKCTNVGGCPACDHLLEQMPPTTTWGTRFVTVPYKTRKDDLIRIMASEDGTTVTFDGGSPLNLDAGDFYETSWGAATYVEATKPIMIGQYSKGQGCDNVSADPFFIIISPIEQTLDYINFNAFASSVITNYYVNVVVPTDLVNKVKLDDFPQASKFSTLASQPDFSYAQIDIIQGNHILSGEDMIAYVYGYGDYESYGYVAGANLTNLKLKFDIVLGIDTSDYTIFDKNVCANEQVNFNVQYTDPSSVLFTSWDFGDNGATGVGQAISYAYKKPGTYNVAMIYQFLTACAPDTLWASVKVVSYSSDEFFDVCLGDKMTLTALSADAYLWSTGETTQSIEVSPTTDTYYSVELTGEDNCVSNMGFFITVLFPPEVKFTLSDNEICLGDTITANFSGNAPANATFNWNFDGATIVSGSGQGPYQLAWPTEGNKTINLEVLNPGNTCPSPPVQMDITVKAAPTATFVVSDDLICINTPITLTYTGNGNNTTHQYNWSFDGATVISGTGQGPYTLEWETAGTKNISLQAIEPAGCQTSFSLSLQVEDLSLSLTPADSSIQLGGSLALNATATGTNVNINAITWQWQPATDISCVDCPTPTVNPPQTTTYTLTATTPGGCTATAQAKITVGFPPPILIMPTAFSPNNDAVNDILLPHTKNLLETGYEMAVYNRWGQQVYIGNNATQGWNGSIAADNVNSNSTQIAQVGVYVWYVKAKALDGSPVEYKGNVTLVR; this is encoded by the coding sequence ATGCAAAAAATATTATACACTATCTTACTAACACTAATATTTACGCTAACACTTTCAGCACAAAATTTTTCGACAAAAGGCACCGATTTTTGGACAACATTTACCCCCAACGAACCCACTAGTAACGGTGCGCTTTCGGTTTATATTAGTAGCGATATTGATACAAAGGGCAATATTTCTATACCTTTTGAAACATTTAACCAAGACTTTATTGTAACTGCCGGAACTACGCTAAAAATTGATCTTCCGGATACAGAGGCAATAACCGATAAGCCCGATGTTGTAATGGGGCGCGGCATACATATTACCGCCGAAGACTCTGTGTCGGTGTATATATTAAATTATTTTCAAGCAACTGCCGATGCCGCCATTGTTTACCCAACCTCAACCTTGGGTAAAGACTATTACGCCATGGGTTTTGAATCGTTAAGCGGCTGGACCGGCTACCCTTCGTATTTAGTTGTAGTTGGCACTCAAAATAATACCGAAGTTGAAATAACACCAAGTTCGGCAACTACTACAGGCCAGCCAGCAAATACGCCATTTAGCATTACCCTTGACCAGGGACAAACCTATCTTTTACAGTCAGATACCGACCTTACCGGCTCGCGGGTGCGCAGTAATTCGCCCGACAACTGCCTTAGTTTTGCCGTTATGGCCGGAGCAAAATGCACTAACGTGGGCGGCTGTCCAGCTTGCGACCACCTGCTTGAACAAATGCCACCTACCACAACCTGGGGCACTCGCTTTGTTACCGTACCCTACAAAACCCGCAAAGACGACCTAATACGCATAATGGCAAGCGAAGACGGTACAACCGTTACTTTTGACGGCGGCAGCCCGCTTAATTTAGACGCTGGCGACTTTTACGAAACCTCTTGGGGCGCTGCCACCTATGTTGAGGCCACCAAACCCATTATGATTGGCCAATACAGCAAAGGGCAAGGTTGCGACAATGTTAGTGCCGACCCATTTTTTATTATCATTAGCCCCATCGAACAAACCCTTGACTACATTAATTTTAACGCCTTTGCCTCAAGCGTTATTACCAACTACTATGTCAATGTAGTTGTGCCAACCGACTTAGTAAACAAGGTTAAATTAGACGATTTCCCGCAAGCTTCAAAATTTAGTACTTTGGCAAGCCAACCCGATTTTTCGTATGCACAAATTGATATTATACAAGGAAACCACATTTTATCCGGAGAAGATATGATAGCCTACGTTTACGGTTATGGCGACTATGAGTCTTATGGCTATGTTGCCGGCGCTAATTTAACAAACTTAAAACTTAAATTCGATATTGTTTTAGGCATTGACACCAGCGATTATACCATTTTTGACAAAAACGTATGCGCCAACGAACAGGTTAATTTTAACGTGCAATATACCGACCCCTCCAGCGTGCTGTTTACCTCGTGGGACTTTGGCGACAACGGCGCAACAGGGGTAGGTCAAGCCATATCTTATGCTTATAAAAAACCCGGCACCTACAACGTTGCCATGATTTACCAGTTTTTAACCGCCTGCGCCCCCGACACCCTTTGGGCAAGTGTAAAAGTAGTAAGTTATAGCAGCGACGAGTTTTTTGACGTCTGCCTGGGCGATAAAATGACCCTAACTGCCCTAAGTGCCGATGCCTACCTATGGTCAACGGGCGAAACTACTCAAAGCATTGAGGTAAGTCCAACAACCGATACCTACTACTCGGTTGAATTAACCGGCGAAGACAACTGCGTAAGCAATATGGGCTTTTTTATAACCGTACTTTTTCCGCCTGAAGTTAAGTTTACACTTAGCGACAATGAAATTTGTTTAGGCGATACGATTACGGCTAATTTTTCCGGAAATGCACCCGCTAATGCCACTTTTAACTGGAATTTTGACGGCGCAACTATTGTATCCGGAAGTGGGCAAGGCCCTTACCAGCTCGCATGGCCAACCGAAGGCAATAAAACCATTAATTTAGAAGTCCTAAATCCCGGAAACACCTGCCCCAGTCCGCCAGTTCAAATGGATATTACCGTAAAAGCTGCACCTACTGCCACGTTTGTCGTTTCGGACGATTTAATTTGCATAAACACCCCAATTACCCTCACCTATACCGGCAACGGCAATAATACTACCCACCAATACAACTGGAGTTTTGACGGCGCAACTGTTATTTCGGGGACTGGGCAAGGCCCTTACACCTTAGAATGGGAAACCGCCGGCACCAAAAACATAAGCTTACAAGCTATTGAACCCGCCGGCTGCCAAACCTCGTTTAGCCTAAGTTTGCAGGTCGAAGACCTTAGCCTAAGCCTAACCCCCGCCGACAGCAGCATACAACTTGGCGGCAGTTTGGCTTTAAATGCTACGGCTACCGGCACCAATGTCAATATTAACGCAATTACCTGGCAGTGGCAACCCGCAACCGATATTAGTTGCGTTGACTGCCCCACCCCTACGGTAAACCCACCTCAAACAACAACTTATACCTTAACGGCCACCACACCCGGCGGCTGTACGGCCACAGCCCAAGCTAAAATAACAGTAGGTTTCCCACCACCCATTCTAATTATGCCTACTGCGTTTAGTCCTAATAACGATGCAGTAAACGATATTTTGCTGCCCCACACCAAAAACCTTTTAGAAACCGGCTACGAAATGGCTGTTTATAACCGTTGGGGGCAACAGGTGTACATTGGCAACAACGCCACGCAAGGCTGGAACGGCAGCATTGCTGCTGACAACGTTAACAGCAACAGCACACAAATTGCCCAAGTTGGCGTTTATGTGTGGTACGTAAAAGCAAAAGCCTTAGATGGCTCGCCGGTTGAATACAAAGGCAATGTTACTTTGGTAAGATAA
- a CDS encoding fumarylacetoacetate hydrolase family protein: MKIFCIGRNYTEHVHELNNEMPQNPVVFCKPLTALLLRGQPFYYPDFSTDIHYEGELVIQICKNGKNVEPRFAHLYYDKITVGIDFTARDLQTELKNKGLPWEIAKGFNGSAPLGQFIPIAEAQQPNGDIAFSLHKNGQAVQNGNTNNLLFSFNAIICYLSKYFVLQQSDIIFTGTPAGVGPIAIGDLYEGFIGNKKLLKCAIK; this comes from the coding sequence ATGAAAATTTTTTGTATTGGCCGCAATTATACCGAGCACGTCCACGAGCTAAACAACGAAATGCCCCAAAATCCGGTAGTGTTTTGCAAGCCGCTCACTGCCTTGCTTTTGCGTGGACAGCCGTTTTATTATCCCGATTTTTCGACCGATATTCATTACGAAGGTGAGTTAGTAATACAAATCTGCAAAAACGGCAAAAACGTAGAGCCCCGCTTTGCCCATTTATATTACGACAAAATTACCGTTGGTATTGATTTTACCGCCCGCGACCTGCAAACCGAGCTAAAAAACAAAGGCTTACCCTGGGAAATAGCAAAAGGCTTTAATGGCTCGGCGCCGCTGGGGCAATTCATACCAATAGCCGAGGCACAGCAACCCAACGGCGATATTGCGTTTAGCTTGCATAAAAATGGTCAGGCAGTTCAAAACGGTAACACAAATAATTTGTTGTTTTCGTTTAATGCAATTATTTGCTATTTGTCAAAATACTTTGTATTGCAACAATCAGATATTATTTTTACCGGCACCCCCGCCGGTGTGGGCCCCATTGCCATTGGCGATTTGTACGAGGGCTTTATTGGCAACAAAAAACTTTTAAAATGTGCCATCAAGTAA
- the groL gene encoding chaperonin GroEL (60 kDa chaperone family; promotes refolding of misfolded polypeptides especially under stressful conditions; forms two stacked rings of heptamers to form a barrel-shaped 14mer; ends can be capped by GroES; misfolded proteins enter the barrel where they are refolded when GroES binds), producing MAKLIKFEVDAREKLKRGVDILANSVKVTLGPKGRNVIIEKKFGAPTVTKDGVTVAKEIELEDPTENLGAQMLKEVASKTSDSAGDGTTTATVLSQAIINGGLKSLAAGANPMDLKRGIDKAVKTVVASLKNMSVHVGDDNTKIEQVATISANNDHEIGKLIAEAMQKVKIEGVITVEEAKGTDTYVDVVEGMQFDRGYISPYFVTNADKMEADLESPYLLIYDKKISSMKDLLPILEKAAQTGRPLLIIAEDIDGEALATLVVNKLRGTLRVAAVKAPGFGDRRKAMLEDIAILTGGQVISEERGYKLESATLQQLGRCDKVTIDKDNTTIVDGKGEGEEIKARVNQIKAQIETTTSDYDREKLQERLAKLSGGVAVLYVGAPTEVEMKEKKDRVDDALHATRAAVQEGIVPGGGVAYIRAVDALTDLKGENEDEQTGIDIIRRALEEPLRQIVANAGLEGSIIVQGVRANGGSYGFNARTEKYGDLYADGVIDPTKVTRVALENAASIAGMFLTTECLIVDKPSEDKAGAGAHMHGGMGHDMM from the coding sequence ATGGCAAAACTTATTAAATTTGAAGTTGATGCCCGCGAAAAATTAAAGCGCGGCGTTGACATATTGGCCAACTCGGTAAAAGTAACCTTAGGCCCTAAAGGTCGTAACGTTATTATTGAGAAAAAATTTGGCGCGCCTACCGTTACCAAAGATGGCGTAACTGTAGCTAAAGAAATTGAATTAGAAGACCCCACCGAAAACCTTGGCGCACAAATGCTTAAAGAGGTGGCTTCAAAAACCAGCGATTCGGCCGGAGACGGTACTACCACCGCTACCGTACTTTCGCAAGCCATTATTAACGGCGGCTTAAAAAGTTTGGCTGCCGGCGCTAACCCCATGGACCTAAAACGCGGTATTGACAAAGCAGTTAAAACCGTAGTTGCTTCGTTAAAAAATATGTCGGTACACGTTGGCGACGACAATACTAAAATTGAGCAAGTTGCCACCATATCGGCCAATAACGACCACGAAATTGGTAAACTTATTGCCGAAGCTATGCAAAAAGTTAAAATTGAAGGCGTTATTACCGTTGAAGAGGCCAAAGGCACCGACACCTACGTTGACGTAGTAGAAGGTATGCAGTTTGACCGCGGATACATCTCGCCCTATTTTGTTACCAACGCCGATAAAATGGAAGCCGACCTTGAGTCGCCATATTTGTTGATTTACGACAAAAAAATATCGAGCATGAAAGACTTGTTGCCCATTTTAGAAAAAGCTGCTCAAACAGGTCGGCCCTTGTTAATTATTGCCGAAGATATTGACGGCGAAGCACTTGCTACCTTAGTGGTAAACAAATTACGCGGCACCTTGCGCGTGGCTGCTGTTAAAGCACCCGGCTTTGGTGACCGCCGTAAAGCCATGCTCGAAGATATTGCCATTTTAACCGGTGGCCAAGTAATTAGCGAAGAGCGCGGCTATAAACTTGAAAGTGCTACCTTGCAACAATTAGGCCGTTGCGACAAAGTTACTATTGACAAAGACAATACCACTATTGTTGACGGCAAAGGCGAAGGCGAAGAAATTAAAGCCCGCGTAAACCAAATAAAAGCCCAAATTGAAACCACAACCAGCGACTACGACCGCGAAAAACTACAAGAGCGTTTGGCAAAATTGTCGGGTGGTGTTGCCGTTTTATATGTAGGTGCGCCTACCGAAGTAGAAATGAAAGAGAAAAAAGACCGCGTTGATGATGCCCTACATGCTACCCGCGCTGCCGTTCAAGAAGGTATCGTTCCGGGGGGTGGTGTTGCTTATATTCGTGCCGTTGATGCCTTAACCGACCTTAAAGGAGAGAACGAAGATGAACAAACCGGAATTGACATTATTCGCCGCGCTTTAGAAGAGCCGCTTCGCCAAATTGTTGCCAATGCAGGCCTCGAAGGTTCAATAATTGTGCAAGGTGTACGCGCTAATGGCGGTAGCTACGGCTTTAATGCCCGCACCGAAAAATATGGCGACCTTTATGCCGATGGTGTAATTGACCCAACCAAAGTAACCCGCGTTGCACTTGAAAACGCCGCTTCTATTGCTGGCATGTTCCTTACCACCGAATGCTTAATTGTTGACAAGCCCAGCGAAGACAAAGCTGGTGCGGGTGCGCACATGCACGGCGGAATGGGACACGATATGATGTAA
- a CDS encoding co-chaperone GroES: MNLTIKPLGDRVLVKPADAEETTKGGIIIPDTAKEKPQRGIVKAVGAGKKDEPMTVQVGDTVMYGKYSGTEISIEGEDYLIMRESDIYAVL, encoded by the coding sequence ATGAATCTTACTATTAAACCCCTTGGCGACCGCGTTTTGGTTAAGCCTGCCGATGCCGAAGAAACCACCAAAGGCGGTATCATTATTCCCGACACAGCTAAAGAAAAACCCCAACGTGGCATCGTAAAAGCCGTTGGCGCGGGCAAAAAAGACGAACCCATGACCGTACAAGTTGGCGATACCGTTATGTATGGCAAATATTCGGGTACCGAAATAAGCATTGAAGGCGAAGACTACCTTATTATGCGCGAAAGCGATATTTATGCCGTGCTGTAA